The Achromobacter deleyi genome has a window encoding:
- a CDS encoding acetyl-CoA C-acetyltransferase, whose product MAFKPVYVVDGSRTPFLKARTGPGPFSAGDLAVQAGRGLLLRQPYAPTDLDEVIVGCAAPSPDEVNIGRVIALRLGCGNQVPGWTVMRNCASGMQALDSGIANIQSGRSQLVLAGGTDALSRAPVLFSDDMVRWLSRWYAARGLGSKLATLRGFRLKHLAPVIGLLKGLTDPVVGLSMGQTAENIATLFGIDRAAMDAYAAGSHRRALAARAAGMPEITPLIDTQGRLHAEDDGVRDDSTPEKLAKLKPVFDKPWGNITAGNSSQVTDGAAMLVLASEEAVRKWNLRPLGRIVDTQWAGLDPALMGLGPVHAATPILQRHGLGLNDLDLWEINEAFAAQVLGCLAAWRDEAYCQENFGTPAWGELDPGKLNVDGGAIAIGHPVGASGARIVLHLLDALKRRGARRGMAAICIGGGQGGAMLVETLDEDRP is encoded by the coding sequence ATGGCATTCAAACCGGTTTACGTCGTCGATGGTTCGCGCACGCCCTTCCTGAAGGCGCGCACCGGCCCGGGCCCCTTCTCCGCCGGCGACCTCGCCGTGCAGGCAGGCCGCGGCCTGCTGCTGCGCCAGCCCTACGCGCCCACCGACCTGGACGAGGTCATCGTGGGCTGCGCCGCGCCATCGCCCGACGAAGTAAACATCGGCCGCGTCATCGCCTTGCGCCTGGGCTGCGGCAACCAGGTGCCCGGCTGGACCGTCATGCGCAACTGCGCGTCGGGCATGCAGGCGCTGGACTCCGGCATCGCCAACATCCAGTCGGGCCGCTCGCAACTGGTGCTGGCGGGCGGCACCGACGCGCTCTCCCGGGCGCCAGTGTTGTTCTCCGACGACATGGTGCGCTGGCTGTCGCGCTGGTACGCGGCGCGCGGCCTGGGCTCGAAACTGGCCACGCTGCGCGGCTTCAGGCTGAAGCACCTGGCGCCCGTCATCGGACTGCTCAAAGGCCTGACGGACCCGGTCGTGGGCCTGTCGATGGGACAGACCGCCGAGAACATCGCCACCCTCTTCGGCATCGACCGCGCCGCGATGGACGCCTATGCCGCCGGCAGCCACCGTCGCGCCCTGGCGGCGCGCGCGGCCGGCATGCCCGAGATCACGCCACTGATCGACACGCAAGGCAGGCTCCACGCCGAGGATGACGGCGTGCGCGACGACTCCACGCCCGAGAAGCTGGCCAAGCTCAAACCCGTGTTCGACAAGCCCTGGGGCAACATCACGGCGGGCAACAGCTCGCAGGTGACCGACGGCGCGGCCATGCTGGTGCTGGCCTCCGAAGAGGCCGTGCGCAAATGGAACCTGCGCCCGCTGGGCCGCATCGTCGACACCCAGTGGGCCGGCCTGGACCCCGCGCTGATGGGCCTGGGCCCCGTGCATGCCGCCACCCCCATCCTGCAGCGCCACGGCCTGGGTCTCAATGACCTGGATTTGTGGGAAATCAACGAGGCCTTCGCCGCGCAGGTGCTAGGCTGCCTGGCCGCGTGGCGGGACGAGGCCTATTGCCAGGAGAATTTCGGCACGCCGGCCTGGGGCGAACTGGACCCCGGCAAGCTCAACGTCGACGGAGGCGCCATCGCGATCGGCCATCCCGTGGGCGCGTCCGGCGCCCGCATCGTGCTGCATCTGCTCGACGCGCTCAAGCGCCGCGGCGCCCGGCGCGGCATGGCGGCCATCTGCATCGGCGGAGGCCAAGGCGGCGCGATGCTGGTCGAAACCCTGGACGAGGACCGCCCATGA
- a CDS encoding OmpP1/FadL family transporter, which produces MRRRSLSLSTLSAIVVGLGASATSYAAGFQLLEQNASGLGNAYAGSAANPENASIIYFNPAGMTYLPGVNFSGGVNLIKPSFKFSDNGNSRNPSIPGIPGSGLNGSVPTGGNGGDAGNLGVVPNLYASWQLNEQWYIGLGVGAPFGLMTEYDDGWVGQYHSNKFEIKTINVNPSIAYKVNEKFSMGFGVNWQHIDANYKKKTVVPIAGLPVATTGDADLNLKGDAWGWNVGFMLQPTEDTRIGLSYRSKIKHTATGDTDIDNIGPARQSVSFDAKASVDLPDTLILSAAHQLNEKWELLGDVSWTGWSSIPELKIRNSGAGARDDELPLNFRDTWRVALGANYKFAPDWKWKFGLAYDQSPVHKASDRPTSLPDNNRYWFSTGVQWAATKNTTLDLGYTYLYLRKTDIDTTSGSALTKGRVAGTYDSNAHILGLQLTSRF; this is translated from the coding sequence ATGCGCAGACGTTCATTGTCCCTGAGCACCTTGTCGGCCATCGTGGTCGGCCTGGGCGCATCCGCAACGTCTTACGCCGCCGGCTTTCAGCTCTTGGAGCAGAACGCCAGCGGCCTGGGCAACGCGTACGCGGGCTCGGCGGCAAATCCGGAAAACGCCAGCATCATCTATTTCAATCCAGCGGGCATGACGTATTTGCCTGGCGTCAATTTTTCCGGCGGGGTCAACCTGATCAAGCCGTCGTTCAAGTTTTCGGACAACGGCAATAGCCGCAATCCCAGTATCCCCGGCATCCCCGGCTCGGGGCTGAACGGCTCGGTTCCCACCGGCGGCAATGGCGGAGACGCGGGCAACCTGGGCGTCGTCCCCAACCTCTATGCCTCCTGGCAGCTGAACGAGCAGTGGTACATCGGCCTGGGCGTCGGCGCCCCCTTTGGCCTGATGACCGAATACGACGACGGCTGGGTAGGCCAATACCACTCGAACAAGTTCGAGATCAAGACCATCAACGTCAACCCCTCGATCGCCTACAAGGTCAACGAGAAGTTCTCGATGGGCTTTGGCGTGAACTGGCAGCACATCGACGCCAACTACAAGAAGAAGACCGTGGTGCCCATCGCCGGCCTGCCTGTCGCCACGACCGGCGACGCGGACCTGAACCTGAAGGGCGACGCCTGGGGCTGGAACGTGGGCTTCATGCTGCAGCCGACGGAAGACACCCGCATCGGCCTGTCCTATCGCTCGAAGATCAAGCACACGGCCACGGGCGACACCGACATCGACAACATCGGCCCCGCCAGGCAATCGGTGTCGTTCGACGCCAAGGCGTCGGTCGACCTGCCCGACACGCTGATCCTGAGCGCCGCGCATCAGCTCAACGAAAAGTGGGAGTTGCTGGGCGACGTCTCCTGGACCGGCTGGAGCAGCATCCCCGAACTGAAGATCCGCAACTCGGGCGCGGGCGCGCGCGACGACGAGCTGCCGCTGAACTTCCGCGACACCTGGCGCGTCGCCCTGGGCGCCAACTACAAGTTCGCGCCCGACTGGAAGTGGAAGTTCGGCCTGGCGTACGACCAATCGCCGGTGCACAAGGCTTCCGACCGCCCGACGTCCCTGCCCGACAACAACCGCTACTGGTTCTCGACGGGCGTGCAATGGGCCGCCACCAAGAACACCACGCTCGATCTGGGCTACACCTATCTGTACCTGCGCAAGACGGACATCGACACCACGTCCGGCAGCGCATTGACCAAGGGCCGCGTGGCGGGCACCTATGACAGCAACGCCCATATCCTGGGCCTGCAGCTGACCTCCCGCTTCTAG
- a CDS encoding TetR/AcrR family transcriptional regulator, with protein sequence MQEIRSTTTRETILDTAEALFAQQGHDGTSMRQITGVAGVNLASVNYHFGSKESLVQAVLKRRLEVLNRERLRLLDELEAQAGGKPLKPSQIVDAFFGTLLRLAADPAQAGSTFLPLLERTMTDPSDFIRALFAEEYADVLDRYRNALFAALPDVPKAEIMWRFQFMLGATSYAIIGTDLLRSVTGMTIDETEQPNNPDLLLPRLMSFLLGGLRAPLPHLPGT encoded by the coding sequence ATGCAAGAAATCAGATCGACCACCACCCGGGAAACCATCCTGGACACCGCCGAAGCCCTGTTCGCGCAACAAGGCCACGACGGCACCTCCATGCGTCAGATCACCGGCGTCGCCGGCGTGAACCTCGCATCGGTGAACTATCACTTCGGCTCCAAAGAGTCACTCGTGCAGGCGGTGCTAAAACGCCGCCTGGAAGTGCTGAACCGCGAACGCCTGCGCCTTTTGGACGAACTGGAGGCGCAAGCCGGGGGCAAACCCCTGAAACCGTCGCAGATCGTGGATGCCTTCTTCGGCACCCTGCTGCGCCTGGCCGCCGACCCCGCCCAGGCCGGCAGCACCTTCCTGCCGCTGCTGGAACGCACCATGACGGATCCTTCCGATTTCATCCGCGCGCTGTTCGCGGAGGAATACGCCGACGTGCTCGACCGCTATCGGAACGCCCTGTTCGCCGCGCTGCCCGACGTGCCCAAGGCCGAAATCATGTGGCGCTTCCAGTTCATGCTCGGCGCCACGTCGTACGCCATCATCGGCACCGACCTGCTGCGGTCGGTCACGGGCATGACCATCGACGAAACCGAACAGCCCAATAACCCGGACCTGCTGCTGCCCCGCCTGATGAGCTTCCTGCTTGGCGGCCTGCGCGCTCCCCTGCCGCACCTGCCGGGGACCTGA
- a CDS encoding acyl-CoA dehydrogenase produces the protein MNAVILALVVIALLIAVALGVRPVRRALLSAPIFNLYRKVLPQMSDTERDALEAGTVWWEGELFRGKPDWSRLLAYPRPRLTDEEQRFLDNQAEAACRMVNDWSVTQERYDLPAEVWNYLKAEGFLGMIIPKQYGGLAFSAFAHSEIVTKLSTRSSALAVSVMVPNSLGPAELLLHYGTEEQKNHYLPRLARGEEVPAFALTSPWAGSDAAAIPDSGIVCKGEWQGREVIGMRVTWDKRYITLAPVCTLLGLAFRLYDPDGLLGGKKDLGITCALVPHDHPGVDTGRRHFPLNAMFMNGPTRGADVFMPLDFIIGGPAMAGQGWRMLMECLAAGRSISLPSSNTGMSKLTARAVGGYARVRSQFRMPVGKFEGVEEALARIGGHTYMMDAARSMTAGAVDLGEKPSVVSAIVKYHVTERARQVVNDGMDVIGGKGICLGPSNFLGRAYQQIPIGITVEGANILTRSLIIFGQGAIRCHPYVLAEMQAAQSPDRQQGLTDFDRAFWSHVGFVAKNKLRALGTALTGARFVGVNADVAPSMKRYYQLLSRYSAAFALLADTSMLVLGGSLKRRERLSARLGDVLSQMYLISATLKRFEDEGRQAADAPLAHWSIQDALFKAQEAFDGVLENYPNRFVAWSLRRIIFPWGHSQTLPSDQLGQDVARLLINPGATRDRLTAGCHLPDTADEPVGAIEQALAATLEAEPIEAKIRELEKRGALEGNPQANVRDIADAAVAIGGITAEEYAVVKRRNRLRDTVVKVDDFPFDLGVTGAAQPAAERKVA, from the coding sequence ATGAACGCAGTCATCCTCGCGCTGGTCGTCATCGCGCTCCTGATCGCCGTCGCGCTGGGCGTGCGCCCCGTCCGGCGGGCGTTGCTGTCCGCGCCGATCTTCAATCTGTACCGCAAGGTGCTGCCGCAGATGTCGGACACCGAGCGCGATGCGCTGGAAGCGGGCACGGTCTGGTGGGAAGGCGAACTGTTCCGCGGCAAGCCCGACTGGAGCCGCCTGCTGGCCTACCCCCGCCCGCGCCTGACCGACGAGGAACAGCGGTTCCTGGACAACCAGGCGGAAGCCGCCTGCCGCATGGTCAATGACTGGAGCGTCACGCAAGAGCGCTACGACCTGCCCGCCGAGGTCTGGAACTATCTGAAAGCCGAAGGCTTCCTGGGCATGATCATTCCCAAGCAATACGGCGGCCTGGCCTTCTCTGCCTTTGCCCATTCCGAAATCGTGACCAAGCTGTCCACCCGCTCGTCGGCGCTGGCTGTCTCGGTCATGGTGCCCAACTCGCTGGGGCCCGCCGAGCTGCTGCTGCACTACGGCACCGAAGAGCAGAAGAACCACTATCTGCCGCGCCTGGCGCGCGGCGAAGAAGTCCCCGCTTTCGCGCTGACCAGCCCCTGGGCCGGCTCCGACGCGGCCGCCATTCCGGACAGCGGCATCGTCTGCAAGGGAGAATGGCAGGGCCGCGAGGTGATCGGCATGCGGGTCACCTGGGACAAGCGCTACATCACGCTGGCGCCGGTCTGCACCTTGCTGGGCCTGGCGTTCCGCCTGTACGACCCCGACGGCCTCCTGGGCGGCAAGAAGGACCTGGGCATCACCTGCGCGCTGGTGCCGCACGACCACCCCGGCGTGGACACCGGCCGCCGCCACTTCCCGCTGAACGCCATGTTCATGAACGGACCCACCCGCGGCGCCGACGTCTTCATGCCGCTGGACTTCATCATCGGCGGGCCCGCCATGGCCGGCCAGGGCTGGCGCATGCTGATGGAATGCCTGGCCGCGGGCCGGTCGATATCCCTGCCCTCGTCCAACACCGGCATGTCCAAGCTGACGGCGCGCGCCGTGGGCGGCTATGCGCGGGTGCGCAGCCAGTTCCGCATGCCGGTCGGCAAATTCGAAGGCGTGGAAGAGGCGCTGGCGCGCATCGGCGGCCACACCTACATGATGGATGCCGCGCGCAGCATGACGGCGGGCGCCGTGGACCTGGGCGAAAAGCCTTCCGTGGTGTCGGCCATCGTCAAGTACCACGTGACCGAACGCGCGCGCCAGGTCGTCAACGACGGCATGGACGTGATCGGCGGCAAGGGCATCTGCCTGGGGCCGTCCAACTTCCTGGGCCGCGCCTACCAGCAGATTCCCATCGGCATCACCGTGGAAGGCGCCAACATCCTGACTCGCAGCCTGATCATCTTCGGCCAGGGCGCGATCCGCTGCCATCCTTATGTGCTGGCCGAGATGCAGGCCGCGCAGTCGCCCGACCGCCAGCAGGGCCTGACCGACTTTGACCGCGCCTTCTGGAGCCATGTGGGCTTTGTCGCGAAGAACAAGCTGCGCGCGCTCGGCACCGCTTTGACCGGCGCACGCTTTGTCGGCGTGAACGCCGACGTGGCGCCCTCCATGAAGCGCTATTACCAGCTGCTCAGCCGCTACTCGGCGGCTTTCGCCCTGCTGGCCGACACCTCGATGCTGGTGCTGGGCGGCAGCCTGAAGCGCCGCGAGCGCCTCTCGGCGCGCCTGGGCGACGTGCTGTCGCAGATGTACCTGATCAGCGCAACGCTCAAGCGCTTCGAAGACGAAGGCCGCCAGGCCGCCGACGCGCCGCTTGCGCACTGGTCCATCCAGGATGCGCTGTTCAAGGCGCAGGAAGCCTTCGACGGCGTGCTGGAAAACTATCCCAACCGCTTTGTCGCGTGGAGCCTGCGCCGCATCATCTTCCCCTGGGGGCATAGCCAGACTCTGCCGTCGGACCAGCTCGGCCAGGACGTGGCGCGGCTGCTCATCAACCCCGGCGCGACGCGCGATCGCCTGACGGCCGGCTGCCATCTGCCCGACACCGCCGACGAGCCCGTGGGCGCGATCGAACAGGCGCTGGCCGCGACGCTGGAAGCCGAGCCCATCGAAGCCAAGATCCGCGAGCTTGAAAAGCGCGGCGCGCTGGAAGGCAATCCGCAGGCCAACGTGCGCGACATCGCCGACGCCGCGGTGGCGATCGGCGGCATCACCGCCGAGGAATACGCGGTCGTGAAGCGTCGCAACCGCTTGCGCGATACCGTGGTGAAAGTGGATGATTTCCCCTTTGACCTTGGCGTCACCGGCGCGGCGCAGCCCGCGGCCGAGCGCAAGGTCGCCTGA
- a CDS encoding glucosamine inositolphosphorylceramide transferase family protein — protein sequence MKTYRVGLLVDGYEQPGWMHEMVEWLVHSQDFELAALLVMSGEGMDKAPRLGVKALFGTLSRLEARLLPQKQRVMLACGDMRESLPPDGAAVVPLAPGGGDAQEQREVEALGLDLVITLGASLATRAQMASWARLGVWQLSYSDIAVATSRYAGFWEVFQREDHTTVKLWRVGVNSDEDELLDQRSFNTEVFWLKNQARAFSLGNFMVYDALQALARARQGVAPPGMQIMSGPRRADPAEWDSAAYIARQAWLMSDLIVRRIMKRNVRWRIGMFPSARQQAVVSEAMVLQPPKGRFFADPFVYTHDKKPYIFFEDYDFTSRKGTISVATYSDGAFRLLGTALNLPYHLSFPYIFEHDGVTYMVPETCGNRSIELWKCTEFPLKWELDVNLMTNISAVDTIIFKHGEYWWLLTNIDRTDGQSHCDELFAFFSDSPRSTEWTPHACNPIVRNPMRARNAGIVVSPSGDVIRCAQYQGFCHYGKGVSLNRIEELSPSTYVETDGEIHYASFLRKRHASMHHWHHQGGHTVFDFAYME from the coding sequence ATGAAGACCTACAGAGTGGGACTGCTGGTTGACGGGTATGAGCAACCCGGCTGGATGCATGAGATGGTTGAGTGGCTCGTCCATAGCCAGGATTTCGAGCTCGCCGCATTGCTGGTGATGAGCGGGGAAGGGATGGACAAGGCGCCCCGGCTGGGTGTGAAGGCCCTGTTCGGCACGCTTTCGCGCCTGGAAGCCAGGCTGTTGCCTCAGAAACAGCGTGTCATGCTGGCCTGCGGCGACATGCGAGAGAGCCTGCCGCCCGACGGGGCAGCGGTGGTGCCGCTGGCGCCGGGCGGAGGCGATGCGCAGGAGCAGCGCGAGGTGGAGGCGCTGGGCCTGGACCTGGTGATTACCTTGGGCGCATCGCTGGCGACGCGCGCGCAGATGGCGAGTTGGGCGCGCCTGGGCGTATGGCAGCTGAGCTATTCGGATATTGCGGTGGCGACCAGCCGCTACGCGGGGTTCTGGGAGGTGTTCCAGCGCGAGGATCACACCACCGTGAAACTCTGGCGGGTCGGGGTGAACTCGGATGAGGATGAGCTGCTGGACCAGCGCAGTTTCAACACGGAAGTGTTCTGGTTGAAGAATCAGGCGCGCGCATTCAGTTTGGGGAATTTCATGGTCTACGACGCCTTGCAGGCGCTGGCCCGCGCCAGGCAGGGCGTTGCGCCGCCCGGCATGCAGATCATGAGCGGCCCGCGCCGCGCGGACCCCGCCGAGTGGGACAGCGCCGCATATATCGCACGCCAGGCCTGGTTAATGTCGGATTTGATTGTGCGACGCATCATGAAACGCAATGTGCGGTGGCGGATTGGTATGTTTCCCTCTGCCCGCCAGCAGGCTGTGGTTTCCGAAGCCATGGTATTGCAGCCGCCCAAGGGCAGATTTTTCGCCGATCCGTTTGTATATACCCACGATAAAAAGCCATATATATTTTTCGAGGATTACGACTTCACTTCCAGGAAGGGCACGATTTCGGTTGCGACCTACTCCGACGGGGCTTTCCGGCTGTTGGGCACGGCTCTCAACCTGCCGTATCACCTATCCTTTCCATATATATTCGAACACGATGGCGTGACCTACATGGTGCCGGAAACGTGTGGAAATCGCAGTATAGAGCTCTGGAAATGCACAGAATTTCCGCTTAAATGGGAGCTCGATGTAAATCTGATGACCAATATATCGGCGGTTGACACCATTATTTTCAAGCACGGGGAATACTGGTGGTTATTAACAAATATCGACCGCACCGACGGTCAAAGCCATTGCGACGAGCTGTTTGCATTTTTTTCTGATTCACCGCGCTCGACCGAATGGACGCCGCACGCCTGCAACCCCATCGTGCGCAACCCGATGCGCGCCCGCAACGCCGGAATCGTTGTGTCGCCCAGCGGAGACGTGATCCGCTGCGCCCAGTACCAAGGCTTCTGCCACTACGGCAAGGGCGTGTCGCTGAACCGGATCGAAGAGCTCTCGCCGTCGACTTACGTGGAAACGGACGGCGAAATTCACTACGCGAGCTTCCTGAGGAAACGCCATGCTTCAATGCACCATTGGCATCACCAGGGTGGACACACAGTATTTGACTTTGCCTATATGGAGTAA
- a CDS encoding 3-hydroxyacyl-CoA dehydrogenase NAD-binding domain-containing protein — translation MTTMDTLSHWRLDRDPDGLAWLTFDRAGSAVNALSADTMAELAVVLDALDAAPPTGLVIQSGKATGFIVGADVNEFASLDTPEQGRALVARGWNLMNRLAAVRYPTLALVRGHCLGGGLELALACRYRLVADEPGTSLALPEVMLGIFPGWGGMLRLPRVIGAPAALDMMLTGRGADARRAAALGLADARVPPRLLLAAARQTVLSRKPARRARGPGGWANLWPLKSIVANRARKQIAAKDPLGHYPAAPAIVTIWEKHGGNALKAPELIDGIIASGTARNLLRVFRLQERLKANGKQTGIAPARHVHVVGAGVMGGDIAAWCALKGMTVTLQDQDMARIAPAIKRAAELFARRLKDPRLARAAFDRLIPDPGAGGVPLADIVIEAISEQPEAKRALYLSLEPRMKADALLATNTSSLSLETLRAGLALPERLVGIHFFNPVAKMPLVEVVHADDDADGAQARACAFVGQIDKLALPVKSAPGFLVNAVLAPYMLQAMRSVDEGVAPETVDAAMVAFGMPMGPLELADTVGLDIARAAGEELAGGAEPPRCLAQRLARGELGKKSGKGFYTWRDGKPVRQRGAEAASAPAGLAQRLIQPLIDATRQRVDAGIVADADLADAGVIFGTGFAPFTGGPLHYQDSSTWQHGSKPAQAE, via the coding sequence ATGACGACAATGGACACGCTTTCCCACTGGCGCCTGGACCGCGACCCCGACGGCCTGGCCTGGCTGACATTCGACCGCGCGGGCAGCGCGGTCAACGCGCTCTCGGCCGACACCATGGCCGAACTCGCCGTGGTGCTGGACGCGCTGGACGCCGCCCCACCCACGGGGCTGGTCATCCAATCGGGCAAGGCCACGGGTTTCATCGTCGGCGCCGACGTCAATGAGTTCGCCAGCCTGGACACGCCCGAGCAGGGACGCGCGCTGGTGGCCCGCGGCTGGAATCTCATGAACCGCCTGGCCGCCGTGCGCTATCCCACCCTGGCGCTGGTTCGCGGCCATTGCCTGGGCGGCGGCCTGGAACTGGCGCTTGCCTGCCGCTACCGGCTGGTGGCCGACGAGCCCGGCACATCGCTCGCGCTGCCCGAGGTCATGCTGGGCATCTTCCCCGGCTGGGGCGGCATGCTGCGCCTGCCGCGGGTGATAGGCGCGCCCGCCGCGCTGGACATGATGCTGACCGGCCGCGGAGCCGACGCCCGCCGCGCGGCCGCGTTGGGCCTGGCCGACGCGCGCGTGCCGCCCCGCCTGCTGCTGGCGGCCGCCCGCCAGACCGTGCTGTCGCGCAAGCCTGCCCGGCGCGCGCGCGGCCCGGGCGGCTGGGCCAACCTGTGGCCGCTGAAATCCATCGTGGCCAATCGCGCCCGCAAGCAGATCGCCGCCAAGGATCCCCTGGGCCACTACCCCGCCGCCCCCGCCATCGTCACGATCTGGGAAAAGCACGGCGGCAACGCATTGAAGGCGCCCGAACTGATCGACGGCATCATCGCCTCCGGCACGGCCCGCAACCTGCTGCGCGTGTTCCGCCTGCAAGAGCGCCTGAAGGCCAACGGCAAGCAGACCGGCATTGCGCCCGCGCGCCACGTGCACGTGGTGGGAGCCGGCGTGATGGGCGGCGATATCGCCGCCTGGTGCGCGCTCAAGGGCATGACGGTCACGCTGCAGGACCAGGACATGGCGCGCATCGCTCCCGCCATCAAGCGCGCCGCCGAACTCTTCGCGCGCCGCTTGAAGGATCCTCGTCTGGCGCGCGCCGCGTTCGACCGGCTGATCCCCGACCCTGGCGCCGGCGGCGTGCCGCTGGCCGACATCGTCATCGAAGCCATCAGCGAGCAGCCCGAGGCCAAGCGCGCGCTCTATCTGTCGCTGGAACCCCGCATGAAGGCGGACGCCCTGCTCGCCACTAATACCTCCAGCCTGTCGCTGGAGACCCTGCGCGCGGGCCTGGCGCTCCCGGAACGCCTGGTTGGCATCCACTTTTTCAACCCGGTGGCCAAGATGCCCCTGGTTGAAGTCGTGCATGCCGACGACGACGCCGACGGCGCCCAGGCGCGCGCTTGCGCCTTTGTCGGCCAGATCGACAAGCTGGCGCTGCCCGTCAAGAGCGCGCCCGGCTTCCTGGTCAACGCCGTGCTGGCGCCCTACATGCTGCAGGCCATGCGCAGCGTCGACGAAGGCGTCGCGCCGGAAACCGTGGACGCCGCCATGGTGGCCTTCGGCATGCCGATGGGGCCGCTCGAGCTGGCCGATACCGTGGGCCTGGACATTGCCCGCGCCGCGGGCGAGGAACTGGCCGGCGGCGCCGAACCACCCCGCTGCCTGGCGCAACGGCTGGCGCGCGGCGAGCTGGGCAAGAAAAGCGGCAAGGGTTTTTACACGTGGCGCGACGGCAAGCCGGTCAGGCAGCGCGGCGCCGAGGCCGCCAGCGCGCCCGCCGGCCTGGCGCAGCGCCTGATCCAGCCGCTCATCGACGCCACCCGCCAGCGCGTGGACGCCGGCATCGTGGCCGATGCCGACCTGGCCGACGCGGGCGTCATTTTTGGAACGGGTTTCGCGCCATTCACGGGCGGGCCCCTGCATTACCAAGACAGCAGCACATGGCAGCATGGCAGCAAACCGGCTCAGGCCGAATAG
- a CDS encoding helix-turn-helix transcriptional regulator, with protein sequence MAKMVLIEAHPLLRLGLWQILSKLDDVWEIEGMGLADVSKADGVHAGADLLIYGLPVDTDEAWSALHEIQRVLTPKRILLLTDVMPLPMPVQGLPGASVYGCLMKTASVEILEAAIRLVMAGGQCFPSEQALQAPASTVCALPARDADDVGAKGTMPVSAGAQLLQITPRQYEVLVLLARGYPIKTVSRMLNISVATAKTHACTLYQRLHVKNKGEAVYAALQRGATLEWHEPNGREVDAGQIYGRKLG encoded by the coding sequence ATGGCCAAGATGGTCCTGATTGAAGCCCATCCGCTCTTGCGGTTGGGGTTGTGGCAAATTCTGAGCAAGTTGGATGATGTGTGGGAAATCGAGGGGATGGGCTTGGCGGACGTGTCCAAGGCCGATGGCGTGCATGCTGGCGCCGATCTCCTGATCTATGGGTTGCCGGTGGATACCGATGAGGCCTGGAGCGCCTTGCACGAGATTCAGCGCGTGCTGACGCCGAAGCGGATCCTGCTTTTGACGGACGTCATGCCCTTGCCCATGCCGGTGCAAGGTTTGCCTGGCGCAAGCGTCTATGGCTGCCTGATGAAAACGGCTTCGGTCGAAATCCTTGAAGCAGCGATCCGCCTGGTCATGGCGGGCGGGCAATGCTTCCCCAGCGAACAGGCGTTGCAGGCTCCGGCTTCGACGGTTTGCGCCCTGCCGGCACGGGACGCGGACGATGTCGGCGCCAAGGGCACGATGCCTGTCAGCGCCGGAGCCCAGCTGCTTCAGATCACGCCGCGCCAATACGAAGTTCTGGTGTTGCTGGCCAGAGGCTATCCGATCAAGACCGTCAGCCGCATGCTCAATATTTCCGTGGCGACGGCCAAGACGCACGCGTGCACGCTCTACCAGCGCCTGCATGTCAAGAACAAGGGCGAGGCTGTATACGCGGCGCTGCAGCGTGGCGCGACCTTGGAATGGCATGAGCCGAATGGCAGGGAAGTGGACGCCGGGCAGATCTATGGGCGCAAGCTCGGGTAG